One Drechmeria coniospora strain ARSEF 6962 chromosome 01, whole genome shotgun sequence genomic region harbors:
- a CDS encoding aldose 1-epimerase yields the protein MKGAMKLAALRLMVCIVCVCADVGANKAPTPDKDGKFWIHGDGISAAFVPYGASIANLVFRDQFGIQRDLVGGFDNASYYGVDKQHPHFGSVPGRYANRIKNSTFSFDGRRYKVKANENPTKEHPNGLNTLHGGPDGWDWRNFTVVSHTKSSVTFSFVDPDGKEGFPGEVVSVITYTLTGRDWDIKMVAVATTKRTPIMLSSHTYWNLDGFANNKTSTALNHTLHLPYSGQRIAVDNILIPTGEILANAEGSVNDFWSKPKQIGASFGDKELDGNCGFNCTGYDNCFTVNRLGHYDWRKDGPVATLSSAWSGIRLDVFTDQDAFQLYTCSGQNGTMALKKTQGVADVGNARSFPRTIPKYGCVVLEVQDYIDGINHPEWMRKQIYGPADEPYVLQARYRFSLLSEHSVGDHHGVR from the exons GGGGGCAATGAAACTTGCGGCCTTGAGGTTGATGGTCTGCATCGTATGCGTCTGCGCTGATGTCGGCGCCAACAAGGCACCGACGCCagacaaggacggcaaaTTCTGGATCCACGGCGATGGCATTTCGGCCGCCTTTGTGCCGTACGGCGCGTCCATTGCCAACCTCGTGTTCAGAGACCAGTTCGGCATCCAGCGTGACCTCGTGGGGGGCTTCGACAACGCCTCGTACTACGGCGTCGACAAGCAGCATCCGCACTTTGGTTCGGTCCCCGGCCGGTACGCCAACCGCATCAAAAACAGCACATTCTCCTTCGACGGTCGCAGGTACAAGGTCAAGGCCAACGAAAATCCAACCAAGGAGCACCCAAACGGGCTCAACACGCTGCACGGCGGGCCCGACGGATGGGACTGGCGAAACTTCACCGTGGTGTCCCACACCAAGTCCAGCGTCACCTTCTCCTTCGTCGATCCGGACGGCAAGGAGGGCTTCCCCGGCGAGGTCGTCTCCGTCATCACCTACACGCTGACTGGTCGCGACTGGGACATCAAGATGGTGGCCGTCGCGACGACAAAGAGGACGCCCATCATGCTGAGCAGCCACACGTACTGGAACCTCGATGGCTTCGCCAACAACAAGACCAGCACCGCCCTCAATCATACCTTGCATCTGCCTTATAGCGGCCagcgcatcgccgtcgacaacaTCCTCATTCCGACCGGCGAGATTCTGGCCAACGCGGAGGGGTCGGTGAATGACTTCTGGAGCAAGCCGAAGCAGATCGGTGCCTCCTTTGGCGACAAAGAGCTCGACGGAAACTGCGGTTTCAACTGCACTGGCTACG ACAACTGCTTCACCGTCAACAGGCTGGGCCACTACGACTGGCGCAAGGACGGCCCCGTCGCAACCTTGTCGTCCGCATGGTCCGGCATCCGGCTCGACGTCTTCACCGACCAGGATGCCTTCCAGCTGTATACGTGCAGTGGTCAGAATGGCACCATGGCGCTCAAGAAGACGCAAGGTgttgccgacgtcggcaacGCGAGGTCCTTCCCAAGAACGATCCCCAAGTACGGCTGTGTCGTGCTCGAGGTCCAGGACTACATTGACGGTATCAACCACCCAGAGTGGATGCGCAAGCAAATCTACGGCCCAGCCGACGAGCCGTACGTGCTGCAGGCCAGGTACAGGTTCAGCTTGCTATCCGAGCACAGCGTCGGGGACCATCATGGCGTGCGCTGA
- a CDS encoding diphthamide biosynthesis protein 1, with product MDEDRAQVDLGLAADIEETQLATAHSDPEPTQTPSEENTACRQPKKRFVGRRAAAEAAAKNASSGEANTASGESGAVQPAKARRPPRLLNRVPKEILDDPNLKEAIALLPANYSFEIPKTIHRIRSSAAKKVALQMPEGLLLFATSISDILTQFCPGIETLIMGDVTYGACCIDDYTARAMGCDLLVHYAHSCLIPVDVTKIKTLYVFVDISIDTAHLLASLERNFASGKTIALVGTIQFNATIHGVRAALEAAGFRILVPQIAPLSKGEILGCTSPRLRDEDAVDLILYLGDGRFHLESIMIHNPTIPAYRYDPYSRKLTRETYAHDEMQSVRSAAIRTARTARRWGLILGSLGRQGNPHTMALIERRLTERGIPFVNLLLSEIFPGKLAMMSDVECWVQVACPRLSIDWGYAFPRPLLTPYEALVALGVKEAWNDHPNGEGVYPMDYYGKEGLGRTRPPVEDTSPVAIVGAT from the exons ATGGATGAGGACAGGGCCCAAGTCGACTTGGGTCTCGCTGCCGACATCGAGGAGACGCAGCTGGCAACAGCTCATAGTGATCCGGAGCCCACACAAACACCAAGCGAAGAAAACACAGCATGCCGGCAGCCTAAGAAACGTTTCGTAGGAcgcagggcggcggcagaggcGGCAGCCAAGAACGCTTCCTCGGGCGAAGCAAACACAGCGAGCGGCGAGAGTGGTGCCGTTCAAC CCGCCAAAGCGCGAAGACCGCCGAGGCTTCTCAACCGAGTTCCCAAGGAAATTCTCGACGACCCAAACCTCAAGGAGGCCATCGCCCTCCTCCCCGCCAACTACAGCTTCGAGATCCCCAAGACCATCCACCGCATTCGTTCTTCTGCCGCCAAAAAGGTTGCCCTCCAGATGCCCGAgggcctcctcctcttcgccacCTCCATCTCCGACATCCTCACCCAGTTTTGCCCAGGCATCGAGACGCTCATCATGGGCGACGTCACCTACGGCGCCTGCTGCATCGACGACTACACAGCCCGCGCCATGGGCTGCGATCTGCTCGTCCACTACGCCCACAGTTGCCTCatccccgtcgacgtcaccaAGATCAAGACGCTCTACGTCTTTGTCGACATCAGCATCGACACCGCCCACCTGCTCGCCTCTCTGGAACGCAACTTTGCCAGCGGCAAgaccatcgccctcgtcggcaccatcCAGTTCAACGCCACCATCCACGGCGTccgcgccgccctcgaggccgctgGATTCCGCATCCTCGTTCCCCAGATTGCGCCCCTCAGCAAGGGCGAGATCCTCGGCTGCACCTCCCCCCGCCTTCGTGACGAAGACGCCGTTGATCTCATTCTCtatctcggcgacggccgcttTCACCTCGAGAGCATTATGATCCACAACCCCACCATCCCAGCCTACCGCTACGACCCTTACTCCCGAAAGCTCACGCGCGAGACGTACGCCCACGACGAGATGCAGTCCGTCCGCTCTGCTGCCATTCGCACCGCCCGCACCGCCCGCCGTTGGGGCCTCATTCTCGgttccctcggccgccaggGCAACCCGCATACGATGGCCCTCATCGAGCGACGTCTGACCGAACGTGGCATCCCCTTTGTTAATCTGCTGCTGAGCGAAATCTTCCCCGGAAAGCTGGCCATGATGAGCGACGTCGAGTGCTGGGTTCAGGTCGCTTGTCCGCGCCTCAGCATCGACTGGGGTTATGCCTTCCCCCGCCCGCTGCTGACCCCTTACGAGGCCCTCGTTGCTCTTGGCGTGAAGGAGGCATGGAATGATCATCCCAATGGGGAGGGCGTGTATCCCATGGACTATTACGGAAAGGAAGGGCTAGGGAGGACACGACCGCCCGTGGAGGATACCTCTCCAGTTGCTATTGTCGGCGCCACGTAG